The genomic DNA atcacactaagcACAAATTTCAACCCCCGTGTAGAGGTCAGTTGCTTAGGCCTGAAGAACTGTGTTTGCAGGACCCAGTAGCAGAAGGATCTTATGTACCATTGAAGCAATGAATTGGAAATCAGTTTCAGTCACCAACTTGGCCAAACCTGAAGTCTCAAGttttatgtcagtgttaaaCACGCCTCATGAGCAATCAATGTCGGTCAGAaggctgacattttttttcatagcacAATGACCGACACTGTGGCTAGATGCCCTGTCCACAGTTGTTCAAGGAGCCTTTTCAGTGTTTCTCCGGTGTGCTAAGCAGTCACAGTGGATTTCCTTACAAACTTGTACAGCCAGGCCCAGATTAGCACCATGTGGTGCCCCAGTGTCACCACACCTCAAGTGCCCTATTCGTACGACTatagaacaaaaaaagtgagacCACATATGAAAAGTATTGCACCCGTAAAGACCATAGATttacacacacctgtgttaAATACCAAGCTACTAGACTCCTACCATTTCAATCCAGCCTTTGGatattcagttttctttttgcttacagttttctttttgctgaAGAAGGATTGTGAAAGTCCTTCTTCTAGTACTTGCAGTTTGGTTCATGCCTTGTAGTGTAACTGACAAAATCGACGTCTTTTGAGCCTTATGACATAGCCCCCTTGGGAGGGCCCTTCGTTACGTTGTAATATAAAATAACCATACAGGTAAACAGGAATATGACAATCTTTTATACCCATCATATTGATGGTTTCAAACAGTCTTCCACATTAAAACAACCTGATatgattgctgtttttttgttgttgttcttgactgttttgcttttaaataaatataggTACATTAAggccctgtccacactaactaaatttgaaaacacataattatttctccatgTAGCCCTTCAATCCACACTAAAACAGCATTTTCCACCACCAAAAATGATACTTTTCGAAAACTAAagtgcataaatttgaaaacgcagGGTCGGGAAAAACGGAGAGTTTCAGAGATGATGATGTAcggttgccatgacactggcAAAAGTTTGTGCGccagacaccaaaacaaacatgacagatgAAATGCGAACAATGCTGCTCTGTATATCAAATTCACTAATATACCTTCAAttacagatcatcatactgAACAATGTACATTCACCGCTCTAACATAGAAAATGAGTTTTATATTTGCTGTGATTAAGTAATGGAAAACAGCTGCAACAGTGGTTCAAACCCTACATGGAGCAACGATTTCGGACACGATTTGGTCAAACAAGTAGTTTGTAAGTCTACCTCATCGTCAGTCCATTTAATAAAACTTGCCTTGGCACTTCTTGGCTGGATCATTGTAACAGTAGGCTCTCTAATCAGCTGCTAAGTGCTGCTAGCTTTAGCTTGTTACCTTAGAAAATGACAGCTGTTCACATGTATGCAATCAAAACCGAGTTGACCGGAAATGGCGTAACACCAAGGCAATTCAGCATTTTGTTGTGGACGTAGAACCTTTGGAAAATGGGATGAAACAATAGTGTGTATGGAGAAAcgtttttacataaaatctgtgttttcagatttacccgggttagtgtggacagggctTAAGCTCAGATGCATTGGTGTCCCCTGGTAGTTGGTGCTTCTGGGTGCTCACCCAGTACCATATATGGTAGATCCGGGCCTGCGTAGAGACTAccacaaacatcaaaaaaataCTGAAGAGCATTTTCAGAGGACATGGCATGCACAACTACTAAAAGGAGCTGATGGTTAAAAAGGGAATGTATGGTATTTCCCTATTGAGTTTGTCCTGCAGCACTTTTTGCATGCCCTCCTCTTTCCCAGACATCACACTGGCACTGGCGAAACACTGACTTAAGATCTTGTCTGTGCCAAGGCCGATTTTAGTTAGTTCCAACACACAAATCGCCAATGACAATGCATCCAGTTCTTGAATCATTGCCATAGAAAGCAGGCGCTCACACACTTCATTGCTTTCACTAAGATAGTGGACGACAATGGAAATATTTTCACTGCCGCCTACCTTAAGTGTGTATCAGGAGTCTCCTACTTCATTCGCGATTTACTCCTGCACAATCTCACTCATTAACTGTACAATCTTATTTTGAATGCCATGAGAAGTGTATGTTACATTGGCTGGTATGGTTCTGAAACCTTGAGCAAGTTCAGCATCTTTTCTCATAGTGTAATTCATTAATGACAAAAAGAGCCCACTTCCTTCCTCTCCCATTGAATCAACACCATCCAGTGTACCCCTCAAAGGGAGCCTATTTGATGCAAGGAACTCAATTATATCAGTTGTAGCACACATGTACAACTGATTTATCTCTAGCTGTCCAGCATTCACTAATAGCAATACCTTGATTCCTGTCGCactacatttgtttttttactttcaaaGAATCATGTATTTAATATGCTCTTTAATGGATGCATGTCTTATAAACCCCTTAGTGGGTCCATTGCATGCCGCCAATTATTGTAGCCTGATAGCACAAAAGCCTTATCTGTGCCAGAGCTAAACTTTTGGCAGAAGAAGCAGAAGACTACATCCAAAGACACTAAGTATTCTAACCATTCCCTTCTTGAGTACCACTGTTTATGAAATGCTCGGTTATTGCAACCAAAATTCTTCGATGAGTAATGCTCAAGACAGACCTGGCTAGggggtcattccatgtcatttcaACCAAATTAGGAAAATCTTtccaccacaccatctcagaattggCTGATAATTTTGGTCCTGAAGAGTACACTCTGACATGACATATCCCAAAATTTTTAGCTTCCTACTCCCAAAacttttctgaatttatttagTACTCATGAAAACTACCTTTAAagtaagcttttttttcagtcacagtcaTTTTTCTGATTTTGGCCATAAATGCAGCCAGAGTTCTGAAATTTGGCATGCTGATTCAGTGTTTCCTGTAGATTCCaaatctgtaatttgttttatgctGGATGGAATGACTGAATAGATATACAGGCCCAGATATGGTTACAAAATTTGTCTGAACCATATTTAGAGGTATAAAAAGTCAGGAAAATAAAGGTGTGCAGAGCtgattttttacagttttgcacATGATTACAGGCAATCTAGGAAAAATAGCCTCTGGAACGATTAAAGTATTAATGTTGATACAGTGTCTTACCTAAATTtagaaaaatgcttttcagtcactttgtgACAGGGGTCATTTCACCTGGTAGCAGATGAATTGTTCAGggaacattttatatatatcaAAGACATTATGTACAAAATTTCAAGTATGTGTTCCTTCTAGAATAACTTTCATGAGCTGCGGATTTATTGTCACTTTTGTAGTCATTGCCGTGTTTAATTCTGTAACCacaaacagtgaatgaaaaaaatacttttactCAAGCCTGTAATGCCTAGAAGACATTGTTTAACATGTTTACATAGACGGATTCATTTttagtcacagaaaaaaaagacttgttttgGTTGTACCTCATGGACGATACCTCAGACAATTGGAACATCACATTAACCGCATTAACATCACAATACGATTGACTAAAACATTGACATAGAAATACCAGAACATTTGAAAGGGACGTTAAGTCATGCTTGTTTTCCTATAAATGCCTGAAACCATTTCTCGCAGTCCTTGAAACAGTCATCTGACAGTGTGCACTGTCGCGCTGATCACCCTGCTATATTATGTACAGTAACTATTCGGAGGATGTGAACAAATGGTACCCAGTATTTATCCAGTTGTCCCTAATTCAAGTGATGAGTGcacttattcattttcatgaataaCACCATGGCATCCTGTTGGTCCTCTAACCTCTTTCTAATCACTCCAAAATACCAACTTTCACAAATTTTCCTGGCTGCGGGTCATTTTGTTGGAAATCTGGAGATTGCTGGACTGTGTCAGTAGAGACTGAAACTGGTATGTTCAGTGTCTTGAGACAACAAGACACTGTGTCTTGGTTCTTACTTGCAGACAGTAAACACTGTCAGATGACTGTGACTGAAAAATGCTTACTTCAAAGGTAGTTTTCACAAGTACTAAATAAATTCTACACAGAAAAGGTTTGGGAGTAGGAAGCTAAAATGTTTAGATATGTCATGTCAGAGTGTTTTCTTCAGGACAAAAACATTATCATCCAATTCTGACTTGGTATAGTGGGTGCATATAGttcaaatgacatggaatgacccagAGGTGTTTGGCCTATTAAACCATTTTCTAATATCCATTGTAAGATTAGCTAGATAACTACATTTTTCTCACTGGGGACCAGCACTGAACATGCACTCAACAATAAGTTCAACGACAAGTCAATCAAAACCACTCTCCGAATGTTTATTTTACAGGTTGGTTTAAATGTTATGGGTTGGCTGCCTATTTACCTGCAAGATAACTGAAAGATGCTTAGGTTTTTGCCTAGAGGGAAGGGACACTCCTTAGAATTTGTATTAATCTTAGCtcagtttaaatcattttacaaTAGGTTTTTCCAGCTAAGGAATAATAAAATTAAGTAtcgtaaattctcaaatagtggccGAGTCACAAATTATTCTCGGGGGTGCAAGTAAAGGCCCGTTCCAGATACAGGccaggcaaaaaagaaaaaagaaaaaagaaaaagaaagaaagaaagaaaaaagaagaaagaaaaaaaattacagaaaggctGAGATGGTAAATTCATGAGAGAAGCATTATAGTTactcaaagaaaatgtttactATTCGAAATGCAGAAATGTTTAAGTGTTTCTCCACAAAGCCAGCAACCAGCTACAAACAATCTGGCTAACTGACAATCATAGCTTACCATATCTAGTTTGGCTGGGTAAACGTAAATGTAAGGGGAAGGTTTTTCTTaataaagagaaacatttcCACTCTCTTACATGtaagctgttttgtttctttcattaaCAACTTGAGAAGCTGCGCTAAAGAGTCATTCACTCTCAACACTAGTGCATACTAACAGCGCTAAACACTAAAGAAATTCCAAATAGCTTACATGATTCCAAGTTTGACAGAAACAtgatactggaaaaaaaaaataaaatgaagtcacTATGTGACTGCACTACAGGCTGCAAAATACAAGATATGTATCATTGTAAAAGTAAAACCAGTAAGGATAGAACTCCTGTGGTTGACTTTTATGACACTGAAATAACAACATCCACAGAAATGTGTCAGAATCACAAAAAGTGAATGAACTGTGCACTATAATATCAGTCTCTGACTTTGTTCAGTAGGTTCCTCTGAGATCAGACTGGTCAATGGTAACTCATCCTGCTCTGGAAGAGTGGAAATCTATTATAATAATCAGTGGGGAACCGTGTGTGATGATGCCTGGGACAGTAATGATGCtgaggtggtgtgcagacagatGGGATGTGGGAGAGCTCTCAGTGTACATGGGAGTGCTCACTTTGGTGAGGGGAGTGGATTAATCTGGCTGGATGATGTTAACTGCTCTGGAAGTGAAAGCGCCCTGGAGCAGTGCTCACATGGAAGATTTGGAACACACAACTGTGAACACAAGGAAGATGCTAGTGTTGTTTGTTCAGGTAAGACATTTTTGGGGGGGCAGTGATGTGTTTTAGAATTGAAGTCTgcctttttaattatttcttattCTAAATTTTCAATCAAATTTGAATTTGGGTGTTGTAGAGTTTTGGTGTGAAACATTGCTTCAGAAAATATTGCACTTTATTGTTATAATGGACAAAGAAAGCCCACAGACCATTTGTGAAGATGATCTTTTTTATGCAGCGTATTGTTTTCCATCCACTAAATAAGAATATATTCTACAACGACTGAACtttttcaaaagcttttttttgtagatttaAAAGGATTTGATGTGTTAACATTAACtttctttaaatattcaaatggGATAACCAATCAACAATGAGAAGTGAGTTTTCTTCTCATATAGCTTCAAGAATCCAGTCTTCAACACTTTCAACTGGGAGATCAAGGTGGAATGACACACTACATTGACGATAGCACAACTACAATAAACCAGAGATCTTCATCTACAGACTGCTTGAGTACAACACGCATGACCTCATTCTTCAAGACCGGGGAAGCAGTGGCTGGAGAAAAGCCAGCTGGACTGAACAACGTTACATGCAATGTCAGTTGATGAATCCGGGGTAGCAGCTGCTCTGACAAAGGTTGCCGGTCTCGTTGATGTAGGATTAGGAAGGATTAAAGGAATCACAGTGAAAGTCAATCCAGAGGAATCCAGACCATCAGCCAAAGTTTTTAAAAGCCAGGAAAACTTGCTTATGCACTTAGACTCAAGGACAAGACTGATGCTGACCATGTTGTCCAGACTGACGCTGTCATTCCAGTGTCTCACAGTGAGTGATCCCCTGATCCTCCACAACGGTGCCTGCCCAAAAACAGGCATCTCAATTTTTGTGGCAACTTCAAAGTGCGGCTGAATACTGTACATATTGCTGAATAGTAGCCACTGACCATCATCATATGTCTCTTTGCTGGATTGACTATCAGGTAGAAAATCAGAAAGACTGACTTGTGTTAAGCATATTTGCAGATGCACATCAAAAAGCAATACCAAAAGTACCTCACCATCGCCATTCATAAGGGTTCTGCATTAGTGTCAATTAATGTTTGGGATAAAGTCAGTGCCCTCATTGTTCCAGCTTGCAGTAGAACAGATTGAAAGTACTTGGGGAGCTACATAAGTAATATCCTAATCAAAGAAAAATTTGCATTAACAATTTTATTcatctacatttacatttttttgtttagtaGATGCTTTGATCCAAAGATAAAGATGACAAAGAGGATCCTCACAAGCCAGACAAGACACTGGAACAGCTGAAGAGTACAACCTTCGGTTTCACAAGAACAAATGTGAATTTCTCAAGCTATCGGTTGAATACTTAAGGcatatcacaaatgttgaagatGTGTACTAAACAATAAGATCAAGCAGCAGGTTAGCTGCACATGGCTTATGAAGGCTGTAGTGGCATGTATATCTTTTAAACCGTAAGTAGAAAATTTCTTGCTTTGAAATGCTGGAAGATAACTCTGTGAAGTtgtatcaaataaaaaaagaaacaaggcaGGATCCAGCTTTGTTCCTTATGCTCAATGTTGTGATGCAAGCCAATGCCAATGATGCAGCAGAGTGCTTCCTCTGGGACATGTGTGGCACCATACAACCTCAACTGAGAAGATCAGGTCTGGACAAGCTGCACTAAAGACATTGTAGCATTACCAGGATGAAAGAGAGGCTATTTTATTTCTCATCCTCTGAACTGGAACTGGAAATAGAGGCCACAGCTAAATCATGCCACTCCTGTCAAATCATCAGGAATACACCCAGCAAATGACAATGAGTTGACAGTGACTTCCCATGGATTTTGCAGGACCAGTGGAAGAACACTTGTTACTGAGAATACTATCcagacccagagagagacattcaCATGTGGTCTGCTGCCACTGTGGTCACAGTCGCAAAGAAACGGAACAGTTCCTATACAGTAATGAAGTCAAGCACACTCACTGGAGTGTATAGTCCAAAGTGTGAAAGTGTCTTGCAgcctttcattttcagaaatctATGCAAACACAAAGGCACCCCACCTTCCTCTTCATGGAAACGCAACTCAGAACACATCCAGACCTGtagagaaatgcagagaaatCTGGTCATCCAGAGAGCCAAGCAGTCCAGGTCTAAGCTGCTACTGGCTTCCAGCTACTATCACTCACAAAACAGGGCCGAACTTATACAAAGCGCACACCCATGACAACCAGACCTGGCATAGATGTCTGGTTCAGTTACTTTCTGGAAAGCCGTCAAACAGTGGGTTGGAAATTCTGGAAAAACACCACTATCTACCTCATCAGAAGAGCTAACCATCAATCTGAAGACACAAGCTGTGACATTTTCTCCTGCTGTTGTGGTGCAGAAGCAGTTGGTTTCAGTCAAGTAATATGATTAGACAAGAAGCATTACATGAGCACTGTTACTAACATGATATACAATGTAACGGCACTGGGATGTTTTACCATATATATCATACCACTTTACAGCATCATTAACATCCTACTACACAAAGTCAAAACCCGATTGTCAGCAAACTGATTGTAAGCTTGACAaaggttgtggttgtgtgtctttgtcaacACTGAAAAGGACAACTGATCATGAAAAGCATCATTTTAACCTTGCTTGGACAAACAATTTCTTGTTTAAAATTCCcaaatgctaaataaatgtacGTGTGTTTATAGCTAAatgatatatatgtgtatatatatatatatatatatatatatatatatatatatacacacatttctgGCCCATGAACAAGGCCTGGTTTTGATATGAGGCCCATATGAATTTGTAACTGAATGTCCCTGACCCACAGGAATGGGAAACCCAGGGACTATATGACAGAATAATGAGAGagtcttccctctctctctagttgTACAGTCTAAATTCTCTTTGAAAGTAAATATCTTATTCAATGGGAACAAAATATTTGTTCGAGTTTCTGTAGTTTATGCTTCGGCTAAATGCATTATGGGAGACTGAGTTAATATGTGCAGAAGAAATGAGACCCCTAATGTGAACAGATGTTAATAAGTAAAAATGTATTCAGCTGAAAACTTCACCTGCCTTGTTCTCAGTCCCTAAAGTGAAGGTAAAATACATTAAGGACATGAAATTAATCAAGATCAAACAGGTTTTATTAAGCCACGGTGCAGTCCAGGCATCAGTCAGTATCTAATAAACATAATCCAACACAAGAGACAAAGAGGCAAAAACAATCAGCCTGATCCAATGAAAGTGACGAGTGCACATACACGCATGATAAATGAAGAATGGGGCTAAAGCCAGGAATTCAGAGCAGAATTATAGCATCACCAGTGTCAGCTCTGAGTTCAGTGGATTGCACTGTCATAGAACATAGAATTATGTGGGAGACAATATATCTCTGATGTGCTGTGCTTAAACATTAGACACACAAGTACATCAGTGACAGTAACTTGGAAAACTGTGAGGGATTTTGTCTTAATTTACAGATAAGCCAAGGAACACTAGCATCTTcatcagtccctctggtgacatagtggagggcagttcagtggcTCTGACCTGCCACAGTGATGCCAGCCcaccagtacacacatacacctggtaTAAGAATGGAACTGGAGCTGTAAGTTTAGGACAGAactacaccatcaccaacatcagctctgagttcaGTGGACAGTACTACTGTAGAGCTGAGAACGAAATTGGAGATAACAACTCCACTGTAATGTTCCTGAATGTTAAATGTGAGTATATCAATGTAAGCAAGCTAGAAAATTCTAGAGGTAATTATATCAGAGGACAAAAACTTATATATTCAGTAAAAGCAATTAGTTAAAATGTTACTTATATGGCTAAAATTTAGATCCCCCAAAGAGCCCTACAGTCTCcatcagtccctctggtgaaatagtggagggcagttcagtgactctgacctgcagcagtgatgccaacccaccAGTTCACACATTCACCTGGTATAAAAAGAATGGAGCTGAAGTTACTTTCAAAGGCAAAGGAGAAATGATAAACTTGACCTTGTCCAGTTGTGATGGTGGACAATATTACTGTGATGCACAGAACCGAATTGGAGTTCAGAGGTCAAACATTATTTCAGCAGTTCCCAGAGgtatttattattaaataatttaatattattttttttaaatgttgactTTTCTCTCCGAATAACAGGAAACCAAAAGCTTTCAAAATGCTGGTTTCATGGCGtatatgttttaaaattgttACTTTTTAATAGGAGAAAGCATTGACTTTAGAGTGATGACAAGATTCATCATCTAAACTGAAAATGGTATGTCTGCAATTCCTGTCATCTCTGTCCATTTTCAGTGAAGAACAAAACAGATTATACAGCAGTTGGAGTCACTGTTgctgttgtcagtgtgttttgggCTGTCATTATTGTCCTAGTCATTGTGACAATGAGGTGAGTGACTCAAAAATTATGTTTGACAGATTTTATTCTCTATGACCTGGAATATCCACATACAGTGTGtctcattaataaataaactgtgCTTATTTCtgtgacagaaagaggaatCCCACACCAACTAAAGACCTCAGGAGTGGAGAGAGTAGAAGACCGGTGAGCCAGCTAGTACAGAAACactggggagtgtgtgtgtgtgtgtgtgtgtgtgtgtgtctgtgtaaaataaCACCTCTAaactttctcttgttctttttctgacaGACTCAGGAGTCAGTGTATGAGAACATTGTCTTTTACAAGAGAAACTGACCCATTGAGAAGAAGTGCCAAGATGACAGGTGTTTTAGAGCTCTCATTATACCTCTGAATCTTTGTATTATGCTTTGTAGCCCTACAGAGTTCCATCATTGCATGCACATGTATGatgaataatgtaaataaatatgagGTGATGTACATTTAGAtatgaattattaata from Chanos chanos chromosome 8, fChaCha1.1, whole genome shotgun sequence includes the following:
- the LOC115819389 gene encoding B-cell receptor CD22-like translates to MSESNVFPDQPRNTTVSISPSDAIVESNLVMLTCSSDANPPVHTYTWYKNGTGAVSLGQNYTITNISSEDSGQYYCKAGNEVGERISTETHLNVKYKPRNTSIFISPSGDIVEGSSVALTCHSDASPPVHTYTWYKNGTGAVSLGQNYTITNISSEFSGQYYCRAENEIGDNNSTVMFLNVKYPPKSPTVSISPSGEIVEGSSVTLTCSSDANPPVHTFTWYKKNGAEVTFKVKNKTDYTAVGVTVAVVSVFWAVIIVLVIVTMRKRNPTPTKDLRSGESRRPTQESVYENIVFYKRN